In the genome of Arthrobacter sp. PAMC25284, the window GGCACGTCCGGGCATCGTCATCGGCCGCCGCGGTGCAGAAGCAGACCGCATCCGCGGCGAGCTCGAAAAGCTCACCGGCAAGCAGGTTCAGCTGAACATCCTCGAGGTCAAGAACCCCGAGATGGAAGCCCAGCTTGTTGCCCAGGGCGTTGCTGAGCAGCTGACTTCCCGCGTGGCATTCCGCCGTGCAATGAAGAAGGCCATGCAGTCCGCACAGCGTGCCGGTGCCAAGGGCATCCGGATCGCTTGCTCGGGTCGATTGGGCGGGGCCGAAATGTCCCGCTCGGAGTTCTACCGCGAAGGCCGTGTGCCCCTGCACACCCTCCGCGCGAACATCGACTACGGCTTCTACGAGGCCAAGACCACCTTCGGCCGCATCGGCGTGAAGGTCTGGATCTACAAGGGTGACGTCACCGCCAAGGAACTGGCCCAGCAGGCAGCTGCTGCTCCGTCCCGCGGCCGTGGTGCCAGCGACCGCCCGGGCCGCCCGGGTGGCGCTGACCGTGGTGACCGCCGTCGTCGTAACGACCGCCCGGCTGAGGCAGCGCCCGTCGCTGCCGAAGCACCGGCTGTTGAAGCCGGTGCCGCAGGCTCGGCTCAGTCAGTAGAAGGAGGACAGGCTTAAATGCTTATCCCACGTCGAGTCAAGCACCGTAAGCAGCACCACCCGGGTCGTTCCGGCGCTGCTACGGGCGGCACCAAGGTCTCCTTCGGTGAATGGGGTATCCAGGCGCTGAGCCCGGCCTACGTCACGAACCGTCAGATCGAATCTGCCCGTATCGCGATGACCCGCCACATCAAGCGTGGCGGAAAGGTCTGGATCAACATCTACCCGGACCGTCCGTTGACGAAGAAGCCGGCCGAAACCCGCATGGGTTCCGGTAAGGGTTCTCCGGAATGGTGGGTCTCAAACGTCAAGCCGGGCCGGGTTCTCTTCGAGATCTCCGGTGTCGAGGAATCGGTTGCCCGCGAGGCACTGCGCCTGGCGATCCACAAGCTCCCGTTGAAGGCACGCATTTTGCGTCGCGAAGGTGGTGAATAGAAATGTCAGTAGGATCCAAGGAACTTGCATCCGCACAGCTGGACGGTTTCGACAACGAGCGACTCGTTGAAGAACTCCGTAAGGCCAAGGAAGAGCTGTTCAACCTGCGTTTCCAGTCCGCCACCGGTCAGCTGGAGAACCACGGTCGTCTGCGCGCGGTAAAGAAGGACATCGCACGCATCTACACCGTTCTCCGTGAGCGCGAGCTGGGCATTCGTGCCGAGGTTGCCGCACCGGTTGTGGAAGCCAAGGAAGAAAAGAAGTCCAAGAAGGCTGCAACCAAGAAGGCCGAAAAGGCTGAGACGGTTGAAACCGAGGAGGACGCCAAGTGAGTGAAAAGGACGAGAACGTGACGGAAACTGTTTCCGACGCAGCCACGGCTGCCGAGCGCGGTGACCGTAAGACGAAGCGCGGCTACGTCGTCTCGGACAAGATGGAAAAGACCATCGTTGTCCAGGTCGAAGACCGCGTCAAGCACGCCCTGTACGGCAAGGTCCTGCGCCGCAACACGAAGATCAAGGCTCACGACGAAGAGAACAGCGCCGGCATCGGCGACCTGGTACTCCTCGCCGAGACCCGCCCGCTGTCCGCTACCAAGCGGTGGCGCCTGGTGGAGATCATCGAAAAGGCCAAGTAAGGCCTGATCTGCGGAAGCCCTCGTTCCCCTCTCGGGAACGGGGGCTTCTGTTATGCCGGGGGAGCGCCGGTGCCGGCGGCCGTGCTCACGGCCGTTTCTGCCAGGGCCCCCAGGCGTGCTAGGATATTGAGTTTGTATGGCGCTCTCGTGCGCCGTCATCAACCTCGTAAACAATCGTGCCACGGCATAGTGCCC includes:
- the rpsC gene encoding 30S ribosomal protein S3, whose translation is MGQKVNPHGFRLGITTDHVSHWFADSTKAGQRYKDFVREDIRIRQLMSTGMERAGIAKVEIERTRDRVRVDIHTARPGIVIGRRGAEADRIRGELEKLTGKQVQLNILEVKNPEMEAQLVAQGVAEQLTSRVAFRRAMKKAMQSAQRAGAKGIRIACSGRLGGAEMSRSEFYREGRVPLHTLRANIDYGFYEAKTTFGRIGVKVWIYKGDVTAKELAQQAAAAPSRGRGASDRPGRPGGADRGDRRRRNDRPAEAAPVAAEAPAVEAGAAGSAQSVEGGQA
- the rplP gene encoding 50S ribosomal protein L16, translated to MLIPRRVKHRKQHHPGRSGAATGGTKVSFGEWGIQALSPAYVTNRQIESARIAMTRHIKRGGKVWINIYPDRPLTKKPAETRMGSGKGSPEWWVSNVKPGRVLFEISGVEESVAREALRLAIHKLPLKARILRREGGE
- the rpmC gene encoding 50S ribosomal protein L29, producing MSVGSKELASAQLDGFDNERLVEELRKAKEELFNLRFQSATGQLENHGRLRAVKKDIARIYTVLRERELGIRAEVAAPVVEAKEEKKSKKAATKKAEKAETVETEEDAK
- the rpsQ gene encoding 30S ribosomal protein S17; translated protein: MSEKDENVTETVSDAATAAERGDRKTKRGYVVSDKMEKTIVVQVEDRVKHALYGKVLRRNTKIKAHDEENSAGIGDLVLLAETRPLSATKRWRLVEIIEKAK